In the Malania oleifera isolate guangnan ecotype guangnan chromosome 1, ASM2987363v1, whole genome shotgun sequence genome, one interval contains:
- the LOC131151383 gene encoding uncharacterized protein LOC131151383 produces the protein MFSQNISLPKTLNPPVSPRQWKLSNPLHKTINPTRPPQNPRPFSIQSFFQSTKLPIPGQNHTHRQSVRSFAGRRKRPFPERIEGTEELMRKAKRSARRKAKKYAESFFYRLKNPNSNYPNNFSEEELQMIGLGYDRMVRFMEKDDPNLRHPYDWYKYGEFGPYSWRGIVLGDPIRGGMSDECVTLIGEVRDHEEWEKIEQFELATEFGQRLKKMDSSVGFRHFWVFVRHPRWRISEMPWQQWTLACEVVLEAGKQRLDKWSLMARLGNKARQMITRCAAWMRPDIIYVKRPVYQCRFEPQDEFFEAMIPLLDPETEGNHMFELETDDGRVELCTYFGGLCKIARVNPKAFVDDVVKAYEKLSDEKKSKCLEFLLTNHPVPLLHPYTEEWKAKLEEMELGCDAPDSGDDNSNMSENIITEWIEDDDDDGGGGGDGNQGETESEVTDWMREDGDDGGNESEDVYDEDDDPDDAGADMEDSGDDELGINGEDTDEEEQEEKYWDEEYKKALRSNEAMENLVKRSAEISTKNYQRQLRAMEKKGGEESNTDGDELAMWGRKPKLSAEEWRYAGYGPNRRRIKKSKIPPELFLRAAVRPFTYKNLVKEIVLTRHAILEGEIGQKR, from the coding sequence ATGTTCTCTCAAAACATTTCtctccctaaaaccctaaaccctccggTCTCTCCTCGCCAATGGAAGCTTTCTAATCCTCtccacaaaaccataaacccaactCGTCcaccccaaaaccctagacctttCTCTATCCAATCATTCTTCCAAAGCACTAAGCTCCCGATTCCCGGTCAAAATCACACTCACCGGCAGTCTGTCCGGTCATTTGCGGGCCGGCGTAAGAGACCCTTCCCTGAGCGAATCGAGGGCACTGAGGAGCTTATGCGGAAGGCAAAGCGTAGTGCCCGCCGGAAAGCCAAAAAGTACGCCGAGTCCTTCTTCTACCGCCTAAAGAATCCAAACTCTAATTACCCAAATAACTTCTCCGAAGAAGAGCTCCAGATGATCGGCCTTGGCTACGACCGCATGGTCCGATTCATGGAAAAAGATGACCCGAATCTTCGACACCCTTACGACTGGTACAAATATGGTGAATTCGGGCCGTACTCATGGCGCGGAATCGTGCTAGGCGACCCAATTCGAGGGGGAATGTCCGACGAATGCGTGACATTAATTGGAGAAGTTCGCGATCATGAGGAGTGGGAAAAGATTGAGCAGTTTGAACTGGCTACGGAATTCGGACAGAGGTTGAAGAAAATGGATAGTAGTGTTGGGTTCAGACATTTTTGGGTTTTTGTACGACATCCGCGGTGGAGAATTTCGGAAATGCCCTGGCAACAGTGGACATTAGCTTGCGAGGTTGTGCTGGAGGCCGGAAAGCAGAGGCTGGATAAATGGAGTCTGATGGCTAGGCTTGGGAATAAGGCGAGACAAATGATTACACGGTGTGCCGCGTGGATGAGGCCTGATATAATATACGTGAAGAGACCTGTGTACCAGTGCAGGTTTGAGCCTCAGGATGAGTTCTTTGAGGCGATGATACCCTTGCTTGATCCAGAGACAGAAGGAAATCACATGTTTGAGTTGGAGACTGATGACGGGAGGGTTGAGTTGTGTACCTATTTTGGAGGATTGTGCAAGATTGCCAGGGTGAATCCAAAGGCTTTCGTGGATGATGTTGTGAAGGCATATGAGAAGTTGAGTGATGAGAAGAAGTCGAAGTGTTTGGAGTTTTTGTTGACAAATCATCCTGTTCCGCTTTTGCACCCTTACACCGAGGAATGGAAAGCTAAACTGGAGGAAATGGAGTTGGGTTGTGACGCTCCGGATAGTGGTGATGATAATAGTAATATGTCAGAAAACATAATCACAGAGTGGATTGAGGATGACGACGATGATGGTGGTGGTGGCGGTGATGGTAACCAGGGTGAGACAGAGAGTGAAGTCACTGATTGGATGCGGGAGGATGGGGATGATGGTGGCAATGAAAGCGAGGATGTTTACGATGAGGATGATGATCCAGATGATGCTGGTGCGGACATGGAAGACAGTGGGGATGATGAATTAGGCATAAACGGGGAGGATACGGATGAAGAAGAGCAGGAGGAGAAATATTGGGATGAGGAGTATAAAAAGGCATTGCGTAGCAATGAAGCAATGGAAAATCTGGTGAAACGGAGTGCGGAAATTTCTACCAAGAACTATCAGAGGCAGCTGAGGGCAATGGAAAAGAAAGGAGGAGAGGAAAGCAACACAGATGGAGATGAACTGGCCATGTGGGGACGAAAACCGAAACTGAGTGCagaagaatggagatatgctggGTATGGTCCAAACCGGAGGAGGATTAAGAAGAGTAAAATCCCTCCCGAACTGTTCCTGCGAGCTGCTGTTCGACCCTTCACTTACAAGAATCTTGTAAAGGAGATTGTTTTGACTAGACATGCAATTCTGGAGGGTGAGATTGGTCAGAAGCGTTGA